DNA from Streptococcus parasuis:
AGTTTTTTCTCCGGAAATTCAAAAGAGAATGATAAGGGTGCTGTTTGAGGAAGAAAAGAATGGCAAGAGGAAAATACATTCCACAATATCCAAAAAGGGGAGAGGCAGATTTTTGTCATGGATGGCAGAGACAAATTGTGTGACCTTGGAACATTTAAAGGAAGCAAGGGTCGACGGTTTTCAGTTTGATGCTATGGCTTCCACTGATAGACAACTTTGTTTTGTAAGAAAGGTTTGATCAAATAAATGAACAATTACGATTATCTAGTTGTAGGTGCTGGTTTGTTCGGTGCAGTCTTTGCTCATGAGGCAGCTAAAAAGGGTAAAAAAATCAAGGTTATCGAAAAACGAGACCACATTGCTGGTAACATCTATACAAAAGAAGTAGAAGGCATTCAGGTCCATGAATATGGAGCTCATATTTTCCACACTTCAGAGAGGGAAATTTGGGACTATGTGAATCAGTTTGCAGAGTTCAACCGCTACACAAACACACCAGTTGCCAACTACAAGGGTGAGATTTACAATCTTCCATTCAACATGAATACCTTCAATAAACTGTGGGGTGTGGTTACTCCTGCGGAGGCAGAGGCAAAGATTGCTGAGCAACGTGCTGTTTTGGGAGGAAAAACACCTGAGAACTTGGAAGAACAAGCCATCTCACTAGTTGGTACAGACATCTATGAAAAATTGATCAAGTCATACACTGAGAAACAATGGGAAAAACCATGTACGGAGTTGCCTGCTTTTATCATCCGTCGTTTGCCCGTGCGTTTGACTTACGACAATAACTATTTTAACGACACATTTCAAGGTATTCCCATTGGTGGTTACACGCAGATTGTTGAAAAAATGTTGGACCATGACAATATTGATGTGGAGACAAGTGTTGATTTCTTTGCCAATAAGGAAGACTATTTAGCTACCTATCCGAAAATTGTCTTTACAGGAATGATTGACGAGTTTTTTGATTACCAACTTGGTGAATTGGAATATCGTAGCCTTCGATTTGAGACAGAGGTCTTGGATATGGAAAACTATCAAGGGAATGCAGTTGTGAACTACACAGATAGTGAAACGCCATTTACTCGAATTATCGAACACAAACATTTTGAATTTGGTACACAACCGAAAACCATTATTACACGTGAGTATTCGAAGACATGGACACGAGGCGATGAGCCATATTATCCAGTCAACAATGATCGTAACAACAAACTCTATACTGCTTATAAACGCCTCGCAGAACAACAAGAGAATGTTATATTTGGTGGGCGTCTCGGTCATTATCGTTACTACGATATGCACCAAGTTATCGGAGCTGCCTTGCAGTGTGTGAGAAGTGAAGTAGAGTAAATATGAAAAAAAGTACCCTTATCCAATTATATTTAGCAATTGGATAAGGGTGTTTTTTTGAAAGCTATGATATATTCTATCAGCTAGTTAGTGAGAAACTAGACCGAAATCATATTCTAAGCTGATGTTTTTACAAATGAATGCTTCTGATCTTCTAATAGTGCAGTGTAAAAGTGGATTTGCGCAGCATGATAGTAAGGCAACACATAAATGCCAACTACACCGAAGGTGATAGTAGAAAGTAGGAACCATCCGATGAAATGCAGATCTAACAGAAAGCGTTTCATTTTGTATCCTTTCATTAGGTTCCGACTGTGTTTAATGGTAGAAAGAGGATTGCGGTAGTCATTCGTGGTTAGTTGATCAAATAAAACTGTCTCAACTTGCGAATAGGCGTAGATTTGAGGTAGATAAATAATCAACCCAATGATTATCAGCAAAAATCCGATGAAAAACAGCATACCTGTCACACTGAGAATGTCATAGGGAATTTGAACCTCGGTAACGCTCCCTTGTGAAAGGAGAAAACTCGATAAATAGATAATTGAGCCTAAAAAACATACTAGTCCGATGTAGAAAATAAGGCCCCAAAGAAATAACAAAATGCGCTTTAAGATGAAAGTAAAGAAAATTTTTTTAAACTGTTCATGTTGAAAAATGGCCAATGAACTGCTCACTCTGTATTCATTCGCTCCCTGTTTAATGCCTTTGAAAAGAGTCCACATTATAGATAGATATAACAGGCTCATTAAAAGTCCATAAAAGATAGGAAATAGTATGCTAGACAGTAGGTAACTGAAATGTAGATTGGATCCATCTTGTGACAAGTATACCTCAAGAATAGATTGACGAGTGGATGAGAAAAGTTGGACACTGACGGATATGAGCACTGGAATAAGTGCAATTTGAAAGATGTTGGGAGTATTTTGTAATGTTTTTCTAGCCTTGTCAGTAATTGTAGCAATAGTCAACATAGATAGGGTCTCCTTTGATAGACATTGTAACATAATTCTAGATGACAAGCTAGATTTTTTTTGATAGACTGGAAGGTGCTGTGGAAATTAATCGATTCCTTATTTCAAGTTAGTTACAGTAAGTTTTGTTCTTCTCAACTTTCAAAACGATTCGTCGGATATACATGAAAATGATACTTGTTTATTTTTCATAAGACAGAACAATCGATTAGACCATGCAAGATTAAATTCCTAGGACTGTTTTTCCTAGCGGGAGGTAAATAAAAGATGACAGATGTTCCAATCAAGTATCGCTTGATTAAGAAAGAAAAGCATACAGGTGCTCGTTTGGGTGAAATTATTACCCCACATGGGACCTTTCCAACCCCCATGTTTATGCCAGTTGGGACTCAGGCAACGGTAAAGACCATGTCGCCTGAAGAATTGAAAGAGATGGGATCAGGGATTATCCTATCCAATACCTATCATCTGTGGCTTCGTCCAGGTGACGACTTAGTGGCGCGTGCAGGTGGTTTGCACAAGTTTATGAATTGGGATCAACCAATTCTGACTGACTCAGGCGGTTTCCAAGTATACTCTCTAGCAGATAGCCGAAATATTACTGAAGAAGGTGTTACATTTAAGAACCATCTTAATGGTAGTAAAATGTTCTTGTCACCTGAAAAAGCTATTTCCATTCAGAACAATCTTGGCTCTGACATTATGATGAGCTTTGATGAGTGTCCGCAGTTCTATCAACCTTATGACTATGTAAAAAAATCGATTGAAAGAACCAGTCGTTGGGCAGAACGTGGTCTTAAGGCTCATCGTCGTCCCCATGATCAAGGCTTATTTGGTATTGTACAGGGTGCTGGTTTTGAGGATCTTCGTCGCCAATCAGCTCATGATTTGGTTAGCATGGATTTTCCAGGCTACTCTATTGGGGGATTGGCTGTTGGTGAAACACACGCTGAAATGAATGCTGTCCTGGACTTCACCACCCCTCTTTTACCGGAGAATAAACCACGCTACCTCATGGGTGTTGGAGCACCAGATAGCTTGATTGATGGTGTGATTCGTGGGGTTGATATGTTTGACTGTGTACTACCAACACGCATTGCACGTAATGGAACTTGCATGACAAGTCAAGGACGTCTTGTGGTTAAAAACGCTCAGTTCGCTGAGGACTTTACACCATTAGATCCAGAGTGCGATTGCTACACATGTAAAAACTACACACGTGCGTATCTCCGTCATTTACTTAAGGCCGACGAGACATTTGGTATTCGTTTGACCAGTTATCACAATCTATTTTTCTTGATTAACCTAATGAAAAATGTCCGTCAAGCAATCATGGATGATAACCTTTTGGAATTCC
Protein-coding regions in this window:
- the tgt gene encoding tRNA guanosine(34) transglycosylase Tgt, producing the protein MTDVPIKYRLIKKEKHTGARLGEIITPHGTFPTPMFMPVGTQATVKTMSPEELKEMGSGIILSNTYHLWLRPGDDLVARAGGLHKFMNWDQPILTDSGGFQVYSLADSRNITEEGVTFKNHLNGSKMFLSPEKAISIQNNLGSDIMMSFDECPQFYQPYDYVKKSIERTSRWAERGLKAHRRPHDQGLFGIVQGAGFEDLRRQSAHDLVSMDFPGYSIGGLAVGETHAEMNAVLDFTTPLLPENKPRYLMGVGAPDSLIDGVIRGVDMFDCVLPTRIARNGTCMTSQGRLVVKNAQFAEDFTPLDPECDCYTCKNYTRAYLRHLLKADETFGIRLTSYHNLFFLINLMKNVRQAIMDDNLLEFRQDFMEKYGYGKNGRNF
- a CDS encoding DUF975 family protein, which produces MLQCLSKETLSMLTIATITDKARKTLQNTPNIFQIALIPVLISVSVQLFSSTRQSILEVYLSQDGSNLHFSYLLSSILFPIFYGLLMSLLYLSIMWTLFKGIKQGANEYRVSSSLAIFQHEQFKKIFFTFILKRILLFLWGLIFYIGLVCFLGSIIYLSSFLLSQGSVTEVQIPYDILSVTGMLFFIGFLLIIIGLIIYLPQIYAYSQVETVLFDQLTTNDYRNPLSTIKHSRNLMKGYKMKRFLLDLHFIGWFLLSTITFGVVGIYVLPYYHAAQIHFYTALLEDQKHSFVKTSA
- the glf gene encoding UDP-galactopyranose mutase; the encoded protein is MNNYDYLVVGAGLFGAVFAHEAAKKGKKIKVIEKRDHIAGNIYTKEVEGIQVHEYGAHIFHTSEREIWDYVNQFAEFNRYTNTPVANYKGEIYNLPFNMNTFNKLWGVVTPAEAEAKIAEQRAVLGGKTPENLEEQAISLVGTDIYEKLIKSYTEKQWEKPCTELPAFIIRRLPVRLTYDNNYFNDTFQGIPIGGYTQIVEKMLDHDNIDVETSVDFFANKEDYLATYPKIVFTGMIDEFFDYQLGELEYRSLRFETEVLDMENYQGNAVVNYTDSETPFTRIIEHKHFEFGTQPKTIITREYSKTWTRGDEPYYPVNNDRNNKLYTAYKRLAEQQENVIFGGRLGHYRYYDMHQVIGAALQCVRSEVE